The segment GGACGGTGCAGGGGCTGGCGGCGGTGACCCGGTAGGGCATCGGGCGGCCGGCGGCCCAGGCGGCGGCGTCGAAGTAGTCGCCGTCGCCGAGGACTTCGAGCAGGGCGTCGGCGCCGTGGGCGCCGGTGGCGCGCTTCTCGGCGCGGCCGTGGGCCAGGACGTGCAGGCGGTCGGCGGGGGCGTCCTGGGCGACGATCGGCTGCCCGGCGGGGATCTCGTGCTCGGTGAAGGCGTCCGCGAGGGCGGCCAGCACGGGGCCGTCGAGCTGGCTGAGCAGCGGGAGTTCGCGCAGGTCCTCGGCGATCACCCGCCACCGGCCGTCGCCGTCCTGGTAGCTGCTGACCAGGCCGTCGCCGAGGATGAAGCCGCGCCGGCGGTTGACCCGGTAGACGCCGGCCTCCAACTCGACCCAGGGCAGGGCGCGCAGCAGGTAGCGCGGGGTGATGCCGAGCATCTGCGGGGCGGTCTTGGTGGTGGTCGCCAGGTTGCGGGCGGCGGAGGTGCTCAGGCTCCGCGGGCCCTGCCGGTGCTGCTGGTCGGGGCCGGTCGTCATGCTGGCCCTCGTCTTCCGTGCGGGTCGCGTGCGGGTCGCGTGCGGGTCGCGTGCGGCTTGCCTGCGGGTTCCGTCCGGGGCCGCGCCGGGGTGTCCGGCGGCCGCTTTCGTCCGTACCGGTTGTATCGGCGCGACGGAGCACGGCGGCGCAGCACCGAACAGGTGAACTCCCTTGTCCAAAAAGACTTCTGACGGTGCGTCAGGCAGCGGTCTCGGGCGCCAGGACGGCGCTGAAGTGCCGCAGGTGCGGGGGCTGCCGGACGATCCGGTAGCCGCCGAGGCGGTCGGCGCGGGCGGCCGCGGCGGCGGCGGTGCGGACGACGTGCTCCAGGTGGCTGCGGGTGTAGACGCGGCGGGGCAGGGCGAGGCGCAGCAGCTCGCGGCGGGCGGGGGTGTCGGGGCCCCCGGCCGGGTCGGGGCGGCCGAAGGTGAGGGAGCCCATCTCGGCGCAGCGGACGCCGCCCGCACGGTAGAGCTCGCAGGCGAGCGAGACGGCGGGCAGGCTGCGGGCGGGCAGGTGCGGGAGGAGCGCGGCGGCGTCGAGGTAGACGGCGTGGCAGCCGGGCGGGGTGAGGACGGGCACTCCGGCGTCCTGGAGGGCGCGGGCGAACCAGGCGGTGGTGGACTCGCGGTCGGCGAGGTAGTCCGGGTCGGTGGCCTCGGCGAGGCCGGTGGCGAGGGCTTCGAGGTCGCGGCCGGAGAGTCCGCCGTAGCTGGTGTAGCCCTCGGTGGCGATCAGCAGGTTGCGGCAGCGTTCGGCGAGTTCGTCGTCCTGGAGGGTGAGGAAGCCGCCGATGTTGCCGAAGGCGTCCTTCTTCATGCTGCACCAGGAGCCGTCGGCGAGCCGGAACAGTTCGCGGGCCACCTCGGCGGCGCTGCGGCCGGCGGCGGCCGGGTCGCGGCGGGTGACCAGGTGGGCGTTCTCGGCGAACCGGGCGGCGTCCAGGAAGAACGGGACGCCGGCGGCGCGGGCGCGGGCGGCGACCTCGCGGGCGTGCGCGGGCGAGACGGGGTGGCCGCCGCCGGCGTTGTCGGTGACGGTGAGGACGACCAGGGCGGCAGGCGGCCCGGGGTGGCCGGGGGCGAGGTGGGCGGCGAGCCGGTCGAGGTCGAGGTTGCCCTTGAACGGGTGCGGGGCGTCGTCCCGGGCCTCGGGGCCGGGCAGGTCGACGGGGTCGCCGCCGGCCAGCAGGACGTTGGCGATGGTGGTGTCGAAGTGCCCGTTGGCGAGGGTGACCCGGCCGGCGACGGGCAGCGACTGGAACAGGATCCGCTCCGCCGCCCGCCCCTGGTGCACCGGCAGGACGTGCCGGTGGCCGGTGAGTTCGCGCACCGCGTCCTCGAAGCGGCGGTACGAGCGGGCGCCGGCGTACGACTCGTCGCCGTTCATCAGCGCGCTCCACTGGCGGGCCGACATCGCGCCGGTTCCGGAGTCGGTCAGCAGGTCGATGGTGACCTCCGCCGCGTCCAGCCGGAACAGGTTGTACCCGGCGGCGGCCAGGCCGGCCGCCCGCTGACCGGGCGTC is part of the Kitasatospora setae KM-6054 genome and harbors:
- a CDS encoding tryptophanase encodes the protein MEPYRIKAVEPIPFLTPGQRAAGLAAAGYNLFRLDAAEVTIDLLTDSGTGAMSARQWSALMNGDESYAGARSYRRFEDAVRELTGHRHVLPVHQGRAAERILFQSLPVAGRVTLANGHFDTTIANVLLAGGDPVDLPGPEARDDAPHPFKGNLDLDRLAAHLAPGHPGPPAALVVLTVTDNAGGGHPVSPAHAREVAARARAAGVPFFLDAARFAENAHLVTRRDPAAAGRSAAEVARELFRLADGSWCSMKKDAFGNIGGFLTLQDDELAERCRNLLIATEGYTSYGGLSGRDLEALATGLAEATDPDYLADRESTTAWFARALQDAGVPVLTPPGCHAVYLDAAALLPHLPARSLPAVSLACELYRAGGVRCAEMGSLTFGRPDPAGGPDTPARRELLRLALPRRVYTRSHLEHVVRTAAAAAARADRLGGYRIVRQPPHLRHFSAVLAPETAA